A genomic segment from Biomphalaria glabrata chromosome 16, xgBioGlab47.1, whole genome shotgun sequence encodes:
- the LOC106078256 gene encoding ubiquitin-like modifier-activating enzyme 5 encodes MATIEELNKTRVELREKLEQETRKVQELKGTAKREPIAKMSAEVVDSNPYSRLMALKRMGIVEDYEKIRSFSIAVVGVGGVGSVTAEMLTRCGIGKLLLFDYDKVELANMNRLFYQPHQAGLSKVEAAERTLREINPDVEFEVYNYNITTVDNFQHFMDRIRLGGKEKDKPVDLVLSCVDNFEARMAINTACNELGQSWFESGVSENAVSGHIQFIVPGDTSCFACAPPLVVATHTDERTLKKEGVCAASLPTTMAVVAGFLVQNVLKYLLKFGQVSYYLGYNALQDYFPTMRMKPNPQCDDTHCRKQQQLFQEREAAKPKVEVEKVEELAAVHEDNEWSIEIVSETTAEEAQAAQGDVPSLTHGVTVAYTKPVQQEADSSELVSNTELSLEDLMKQMQSL; translated from the exons ATGGCTACCATAGAGGAACTTAACAAAACTAGAGTAGAGCTCAGAGAaaagcttgagcaagagacgaGGAAAGTTCAGGAACTAAAGGGTACGGCAAAGCGAGAACCTATTGCAAAGATGAGCGCAGAGGTTGTAGATTCCAATCCTTACAG tcGACTCATGGCTTTGAAGCGAATGGGCATAGTTGAAGACTATGAG AAAATTCGAAGTTTCAGCATCGCTGTAGTTGGTGTTGGTGGTGTAGGAAGTGTTACAGCAGAAATGTTGACTAGGTGCGGCATTGGAAAA CTGTTGCTGTTTGACTATGATAAAGTTGAGCTGGCCAATATGAACCGCCTGTTCTACCAACCCCACCAAGCAGGTCTCAGTAAGGTAGAGGCAGCAGAGAGAACCCTCAG AGAGATCAACCCTGATGTGGAGTTTGAAGTCTACAACTACAATATAACTACAGTGGACAATTTCCAGCATTTTATGGACAGAATCAG GTTGGGTGGTAAGGAAAAAGATAAGCCTGTTGATCTAGTTCTCAGCTGTGTGGATAACTTTGAGGCTCGAATGGCAATCAATACG GCTTGCAATGAGCTTGGTCAGTCTTGGTTTGAATCTGGCGTCAGTGAGAATGCTGTGTCTGGACACATACAGTTCATAGTACCTGGCGACACTTCCTGTTTTGCT tGTGCACCTCCCCTTGTGGTAGCCACCCACACAGATGAGAGGACACTCAAGAAGGAAGGTGTCTGTGCTGCTAGCCTGCCCACAACCATGGCTGTAGTTGCAGGATTTCTGGTACAGAATGTACTCAA GTATTTACTCAAGTTTGGCCAGGTTTCCTACTACCTAGGTTACAATGCTTTACAAGATTATTTTCCTACAATGAGAATGAAGCCGAACCCTCAGTGTGACGATACACATTGTCGCAAACAGCAGCAGCTTTTCCAG GAGAGAGAAGCAGCCAAACCTAAAGTGGAGGTAGAAAAAGTGGAAGAGTTGGCGGCAGTTCATGAGGACAATGAATGGA GTATTGAGATTGTGTCTGAAACCACTGCCGAAGAAGCTCAGGCTGCACAGGGGGATGTGCCCAGTTTAACACACGGTGTGACAGTAGCCTACACTAAACCTGTCCAACAG GAGGCTGACTCATCTGAGCTTGTTTCAAACACAGAGTTGAGTTTAGAGGACTTGATGAAACAGATGCAGAGTTTATAA